One window of Salegentibacter sp. Hel_I_6 genomic DNA carries:
- a CDS encoding CusA/CzcA family heavy metal efflux RND transporter, producing MLDKIIQFSINNKLVIGILTLFLIGWGTYSLTKLPIDAVPDITDNQVMVITVSPTLAAQEVEQLVTFPVEQTMVSIPEIKEMRSFSRFGLSIVTIVFEEDTDLYWARQQVQERLSAAADEIPQGVGKPEMAPVTTGLGEIYQYVVHPDEGYEDEYDATELRTIQDWIIKRQLLGTPGVAEVSGFGGFVKQYEIAIDPDKLQSMDITIEEIFTALEKNNQNTGGAYIDKGPNAFFIRSEGLVNNLQELEKIVIKESSGTPILVRDVAKVQFGHGVRYGAATRNGEGEVVTGIVMMLKGANSSAVINNVKDKIEQIKETLPEGVTIEPYLDRKKLVDRAISTVTTNLTEGALIVIFVLVLFLGNLRGGLVVASVIPLAMLFAISMMNIFGVSGNLMSLGAIDFGIIVDGAVIIVEAVMHGINKAKRKYPGVLKLSQAQMDAEVFDSASKIRTSAAFGEIIILIVYLPILALTGVAGKMFHPMAQTVSFAILGAFILSLTYVPMMSALVLSKKTEHKRNFSDKMMDFFQRGYQPIIEKAIHTKLLVVGIAVGLFALALIAFFRMGGEFIPQLDEGDFAVETRVPVGSSIDQMIDVSQKAQTILLSQYPDEVTQVVNKIGSGEIPTDPMPIEAGDMMVILSPKDEWTSAEDREGLIEEMQASLSVIPNATFSFQQPIQMRFNELLTGAKQDVVIKIYGEDLNTLSDLAGNVGRKIQSVEGVEDLYVEEITGLPQIQIQLNRDKIAQYGLNVETINNAIETGFAGKAAGMVFEGERRFDLVVRLEEASRGDIRDVENLFIGTPAGQQIPLSELANISFQPGPVQIQRDNAKRRVTIGFNVRNRDVQSIVDDIKSIIGDNIDLPAGYYVTYGGQFQNLKEANQRLLIALPIALLLILILLYFTFGSIKQSLLIFTAIPLSAIGGVFALLLRGMPFSISAGVGFIALFGVAVLNGIVLIAEFNRLDKEGVSDIYERVLQGTRVRLRPVLMTATVASLGFLPMALSNTSGAEVQRPLATVVIGGLITATALTLIVLPVLYIYFTEGKVKFNFRKRKIATTLLVIGGIFFPAMQLQAQEINPVQEREISLEQAIEMAIENNNRIKIAQYEIDVEKTGKYGAITIPKTEFSYSNGEFNTPTIKDNLYGVTQRINFPTVYTSQFKLAKARVKNSKQLKVIEENELVADVKSAYLRYLYLKENERLLQRQDSLYSNLDRSSSMRYKTGESTKLESVTSATQSMQIRNRLQQNEADLRIAKKQLQVVLNTNDNISVTNTELTPMELDFTIESQSVKQSPLYLYFQQQLELRKRETNVERNKVLPDLMFGYNSQTFIGDQFIDGQDIQYDSGDRFSFFQVGVAIPIFPGGHRSRIKAAKIEENIAQSQIELNQTQLEGELQNLLQEYYKLQGTLNYYQNEALPQAELIIDNSEKSFRSGNVSYAQYLQNLTLANSIQTEYLNTLYQYNQSIIVIEALLGL from the coding sequence ATGTTAGATAAAATTATTCAGTTTTCGATAAATAACAAGCTGGTTATCGGAATACTAACCCTGTTCCTTATAGGCTGGGGAACATATTCGCTTACAAAGTTGCCTATAGATGCCGTACCGGATATTACAGATAACCAGGTAATGGTCATTACTGTTTCTCCTACCCTTGCAGCCCAGGAGGTAGAGCAACTGGTAACTTTTCCTGTTGAACAAACTATGGTAAGTATACCTGAAATAAAAGAAATGCGATCTTTCTCGCGATTTGGTCTTTCAATAGTAACTATAGTATTTGAGGAAGATACTGACCTCTATTGGGCAAGACAGCAGGTTCAGGAAAGATTATCTGCTGCGGCAGACGAGATACCCCAGGGTGTTGGAAAACCTGAGATGGCACCCGTAACCACTGGGTTAGGGGAAATCTATCAATATGTGGTGCATCCAGACGAAGGTTATGAAGACGAATATGATGCAACTGAATTGAGAACAATTCAAGATTGGATTATCAAGCGTCAACTTTTAGGAACCCCTGGTGTAGCAGAGGTTAGTGGTTTTGGGGGGTTCGTTAAACAATATGAAATAGCTATTGATCCCGATAAACTTCAAAGTATGGATATTACTATTGAAGAAATTTTTACCGCTCTTGAAAAAAACAACCAGAATACCGGTGGGGCTTATATCGATAAAGGACCAAATGCATTCTTTATCAGAAGTGAAGGTCTGGTTAATAACCTACAAGAACTTGAGAAAATAGTAATTAAAGAAAGTAGTGGAACCCCAATACTGGTTAGGGATGTGGCCAAAGTACAATTTGGGCACGGGGTGCGATATGGGGCTGCAACACGAAATGGCGAAGGTGAAGTAGTAACCGGTATTGTAATGATGCTTAAAGGGGCAAATTCTTCTGCGGTAATCAATAATGTAAAAGATAAAATTGAACAAATTAAAGAAACCCTGCCCGAAGGAGTCACTATTGAACCCTACCTGGATAGAAAGAAATTAGTAGACCGTGCTATTAGTACGGTAACAACGAACCTTACCGAAGGGGCACTTATAGTAATTTTTGTATTAGTTCTTTTTCTTGGGAATTTAAGGGGAGGATTGGTAGTTGCGTCTGTTATCCCTCTAGCCATGCTGTTCGCTATATCAATGATGAACATTTTTGGGGTATCGGGTAATTTAATGAGTCTTGGAGCAATAGATTTTGGAATTATTGTGGATGGTGCCGTGATCATTGTTGAAGCGGTAATGCATGGTATCAATAAAGCTAAACGCAAATATCCGGGAGTACTAAAACTTTCTCAAGCTCAAATGGATGCAGAAGTATTTGATTCTGCCAGTAAAATTAGAACATCAGCTGCATTTGGAGAAATAATAATATTAATTGTCTATCTGCCAATACTGGCATTAACAGGTGTTGCAGGTAAAATGTTCCATCCTATGGCCCAAACCGTTTCTTTTGCCATCTTAGGAGCTTTTATCCTTTCACTTACTTATGTTCCTATGATGTCTGCCTTGGTTTTAAGTAAAAAAACAGAACATAAAAGAAACTTTTCCGATAAAATGATGGATTTTTTCCAACGAGGATATCAACCAATTATTGAAAAAGCCATCCATACAAAATTATTGGTTGTTGGAATTGCGGTGGGACTATTTGCCCTGGCTTTAATTGCTTTTTTCCGAATGGGAGGGGAGTTTATCCCACAGTTGGATGAAGGGGATTTTGCCGTTGAAACACGGGTTCCTGTGGGGAGTTCTATAGATCAAATGATAGATGTATCTCAAAAAGCACAAACCATATTATTGAGTCAGTATCCAGATGAGGTTACCCAGGTGGTCAATAAAATAGGTTCCGGGGAAATCCCTACAGATCCTATGCCCATTGAGGCTGGTGATATGATGGTGATTTTGAGTCCTAAGGACGAATGGACCAGTGCCGAAGATCGAGAAGGCTTAATAGAAGAAATGCAGGCATCATTATCGGTGATCCCCAATGCTACATTTAGTTTTCAACAGCCTATTCAAATGCGTTTTAATGAATTATTAACTGGTGCAAAGCAGGATGTGGTTATTAAAATATATGGGGAAGATCTTAATACTCTTTCTGATTTAGCAGGAAATGTCGGGAGAAAAATTCAATCTGTAGAAGGTGTTGAAGATCTATACGTGGAGGAAATTACGGGACTTCCTCAAATTCAAATACAGTTGAACAGGGATAAAATAGCACAATATGGACTTAATGTAGAAACGATAAATAATGCCATAGAAACCGGTTTTGCAGGTAAAGCTGCCGGAATGGTATTCGAGGGGGAAAGACGTTTCGATTTGGTGGTACGATTGGAAGAGGCAAGTCGTGGTGATATCAGGGATGTGGAAAATTTATTTATAGGCACTCCCGCAGGACAACAGATCCCTCTCAGCGAATTAGCTAATATTTCGTTTCAACCGGGCCCGGTGCAAATCCAAAGGGACAATGCAAAAAGGAGGGTAACTATTGGATTTAATGTAAGGAATAGGGATGTTCAAAGTATTGTTGACGATATAAAATCTATCATTGGCGATAATATTGATCTTCCTGCTGGTTATTATGTAACCTACGGGGGGCAATTCCAAAATTTAAAAGAAGCCAATCAACGCCTATTAATAGCATTACCAATAGCCCTGCTGCTTATTTTGATTTTATTATATTTTACATTTGGCTCTATAAAGCAAAGTCTGCTGATTTTTACAGCTATACCTTTATCTGCCATCGGTGGTGTTTTTGCCTTACTACTTAGGGGAATGCCTTTTAGCATATCGGCGGGAGTTGGTTTTATCGCTCTGTTTGGTGTAGCCGTACTGAATGGTATTGTACTCATTGCAGAATTTAACAGGCTCGACAAAGAAGGCGTTAGTGATATATATGAGCGGGTCCTTCAGGGTACCAGGGTACGTTTAAGGCCGGTATTAATGACGGCTACAGTTGCTTCTCTTGGTTTCCTTCCTATGGCGCTTTCTAATACATCAGGTGCCGAAGTACAACGGCCATTGGCCACTGTGGTAATAGGTGGGTTAATTACGGCTACGGCCTTAACCCTAATCGTGCTTCCGGTCCTGTATATATATTTTACTGAAGGGAAAGTCAAATTCAATTTCAGAAAAAGAAAAATAGCCACCACTTTACTCGTGATTGGGGGAATATTCTTTCCGGCCATGCAATTGCAAGCACAGGAAATAAACCCGGTTCAGGAACGTGAAATTTCCTTAGAACAAGCTATTGAAATGGCAATTGAAAATAATAACCGCATTAAGATTGCCCAATATGAAATAGATGTTGAAAAAACAGGAAAATATGGAGCGATTACCATCCCTAAAACAGAGTTCTCCTATTCTAACGGCGAATTCAATACCCCGACAATAAAGGATAATTTGTACGGAGTTACACAGCGGATCAATTTCCCCACGGTTTATACCAGTCAGTTCAAGCTGGCTAAAGCCAGAGTCAAAAACAGTAAACAACTCAAGGTTATAGAGGAAAACGAACTGGTTGCAGATGTTAAATCTGCCTATTTGAGATACCTGTATTTAAAAGAAAATGAACGTTTGTTGCAGCGCCAGGATAGTCTGTACAGCAATCTTGACAGATCAAGCTCGATGCGCTACAAAACAGGTGAATCCACAAAACTGGAAAGTGTGACCTCGGCAACGCAATCGATGCAAATAAGGAACAGGCTTCAGCAAAATGAAGCCGATTTAAGGATCGCTAAAAAACAACTACAGGTGGTGCTAAACACCAATGATAATATAAGTGTTACGAATACAGAACTTACTCCTATGGAGTTAGATTTTACTATTGAAAGCCAATCGGTGAAACAAAGCCCTTTATACCTCTATTTTCAACAACAATTGGAGTTAAGGAAACGGGAGACCAACGTGGAAAGAAATAAAGTTTTACCTGACCTAATGTTCGGGTATAACAGCCAAACTTTTATTGGGGATCAATTTATAGATGGCCAGGATATTCAATATGATAGCGGTGATCGATTTTCCTTTTTTCAGGTTGGTGTGGCTATCCCCATATTCCCGGGGGGGCATCGTTCCAGGATAAAGGCGGCTAAAATTGAAGAGAATATTGCACAATCTCAAATAGAACTGAACCAAACCCAGTTAGAGGGAGAACTTCAGAATTTACTACAGGAATATTACAAGTTACAAGGAACTCTCAATTACTATCAAAATGAGGCCCTGCCACAAGCAGAACTGATTATTGATAACTCCGAAAAAAGTTTTCGAAGCGGAAATGTTTCTTATGCCCAATACCTGCAGAACCTCACTTTAGCGAATAGTATTCAGACAGAGTACTTAAACACCCTTTATCAATACAATCAATCCATTATAGTTATTGAAGCCCTGTTGGGACTGTAA
- a CDS encoding DsrE family protein, translating into MKKLILGVFLLTLAFSNALIAQTSTQDHHSHNYVVLTKKIPQLQPIILTAEALAEEDGESFGDFQAIICGKTVEELTDKEMMKSFIEKAEKAHVKIVVCGFSLKKFKVNKEDIPEVLEVVDNGILHDFQLQKKGYLSIEL; encoded by the coding sequence ATGAAAAAGCTAATTTTAGGAGTGTTTCTTTTAACACTCGCATTTTCGAATGCTCTAATTGCACAAACATCCACACAGGACCATCACTCACATAATTATGTGGTGCTTACGAAAAAAATCCCCCAACTTCAGCCAATTATTTTAACTGCTGAGGCGCTGGCGGAAGAAGATGGGGAGAGTTTCGGGGATTTCCAGGCGATTATCTGTGGAAAAACCGTAGAGGAACTTACAGATAAAGAAATGATGAAAAGCTTTATTGAAAAAGCTGAAAAAGCCCACGTAAAAATTGTGGTATGTGGGTTCTCCTTAAAAAAGTTCAAAGTGAATAAAGAAGATATCCCAGAGGTACTTGAAGTGGTGGACAATGGTATTCTGCATGATTTTCAACTACAAAAGAAAGGTTATTTGAGTATAGAACTCTAA
- a CDS encoding DoxX family protein — MKATISVSYRSVQLFRILLSGIFLVASFNHILNLEKTLNRIDQARFKGIAYFFGNPEYLVVISGIVMMIAGFCLLIGYKTRWAAVALAAVIIPITLTVQVGQIHTLGPLFKNIAILGGLLFFILNDIQTFKKQ; from the coding sequence ATGAAAGCAACTATTTCTGTATCCTACAGATCGGTACAGCTATTTCGCATTTTACTTAGCGGAATATTTTTAGTAGCGAGTTTTAATCATATTTTGAATCTGGAAAAAACGCTAAATCGGATTGATCAGGCGAGGTTTAAAGGCATTGCCTACTTCTTTGGTAATCCTGAATATTTGGTGGTCATATCGGGAATTGTAATGATGATCGCTGGATTTTGCTTGCTTATCGGCTATAAAACCCGATGGGCAGCAGTAGCCCTGGCGGCAGTGATAATTCCAATTACTTTAACCGTCCAGGTAGGACAGATTCACACTTTAGGTCCTCTTTTTAAAAATATAGCCATATTAGGAGGGCTTCTATTTTTTATATTAAACGATATTCAAACATTTAAAAAACAATAA